One [Clostridium] saccharolyticum WM1 DNA segment encodes these proteins:
- a CDS encoding DDE-type integrase/transposase/recombinase: protein MASITQDMRFRLSLLNYAQKHGVSKAAIKYKTNRQYIYRWKRRFDGSIESLRERSRRPLHHPNQHSSEEIKLILDMRKRNPHAGLVVFWVKLMQRGYSRSIPGLYRFLKKQGIMAVKPPNPKYIPKPYEQMNYPGQRLQVDVKFVPSACLKNSQVIGKHFFQYTAIDEYSRWRFVEAFEEHNTYSSAQFLDHLVKAFPAQIECIQTDNGTEFTNRFTTHREKPTLFQVHLERYGIKHKLIRPFTPRHNGKVERSHRKDNERFYATHTFYSFQDFAKQLKLYNSRSYNCFPMRPLGWKTPRQVLMNYLAVSVTHD, encoded by the coding sequence ATGGCTAGTATAACACAAGATATGAGGTTTCGTCTATCACTCCTTAATTATGCCCAAAAACATGGTGTCTCTAAAGCTGCCATCAAGTACAAGACCAACCGGCAGTATATCTACCGCTGGAAACGGCGCTTTGACGGCTCTATTGAATCCCTCAGGGAGCGATCCAGGCGACCTCTTCACCATCCCAACCAGCATTCCTCTGAGGAAATCAAGTTGATTCTGGATATGCGTAAGCGCAATCCTCATGCTGGCCTGGTTGTTTTCTGGGTGAAACTTATGCAGCGGGGGTATTCACGCTCAATTCCAGGCTTATACCGATTCCTCAAAAAGCAGGGTATTATGGCTGTTAAGCCTCCTAACCCTAAGTATATCCCAAAGCCGTACGAACAAATGAATTATCCCGGCCAGCGGCTGCAAGTAGATGTAAAATTCGTTCCCTCTGCCTGCTTAAAGAACAGTCAGGTTATTGGGAAGCATTTTTTTCAATATACAGCCATTGATGAGTATTCCAGGTGGCGTTTTGTAGAAGCCTTTGAGGAACACAACACCTATTCCTCCGCCCAGTTTCTGGATCATCTGGTAAAGGCCTTCCCTGCTCAGATTGAATGCATTCAGACTGACAATGGTACGGAATTTACGAACCGCTTTACCACTCACAGGGAGAAACCAACTCTATTTCAGGTTCATCTGGAACGGTATGGCATAAAGCATAAGCTGATCCGGCCGTTTACTCCCCGGCACAATGGCAAGGTAGAACGGAGTCATCGCAAGGACAATGAGCGTTTCTATGCCACCCATACGTTTTATAGCTTTCAAGATTTCGCTAAGCAACTAAAGCTATACAACAGCAGGAGCTATAACTGCTTTCCCATGCGTCCTTTGGGATGGAAAACTCCGCGGCAAGTACTCATGAATTATTTGGCGGTGAGTGTAACACATGATTGA
- a CDS encoding helix-turn-helix domain-containing protein, giving the protein MKKYNNLQYIWLKSFLILILLLLLIEAPFLYWISVTIKKEAARSSNYSIDFLGQTLDSDLTSIQKLASDFIYRANLKLPLDSLDNRQAFKSHSAYEFVDNMKSLKTANAVIKDLCVYYPDRGYIVGTRGSYPAGLYYLLGNHLDKSGFSDWLNAVTPPNKQGFFTANLHGEEDLFYIKTLYQEQKNKEIYLIITIDRNEMQAILKRANKDRHQLAAILTESGKLYTFSGNECLVELAFSRPLEQLKNGYFEGSRYLVARSSQPTGYHYLLIMDKAEVLGILNVINRILLITLFLCLAGGTLASLYLASRNSRPMLSLLRHLKENGASEETDVYAFIRKRIDELMEQNESSMELLDGQMRIIKSSFVKNLLSCGYPDEQTVGIMADVYGITFENPWFCVIVISGRDGIGENALKSLENVLESVKSPDCAVYHSYFQDKLHVILNMEGTETGMQESIGRILELLTSPSNLETGGLTCTAGTFYDNPSKILYSYREALAAGEDRDLILYEENSKIMSEFQKNILSKDYSSALNMTDLLFDQYLGKADPVTLKYRIYGILNQLLDALKQEGQEGESNYYSDTSISRDYRTIILDLLSRLIDGKETPDQDKAFSIPRIKSFIEKNYSDPTLSLNTIANELGLSNSYVSRLFKRECQMGIVEYINRFRIEEAKKMLQTDSLNIKGVAIKVGFSSDISFIRVFKKYENVTPGKFTAD; this is encoded by the coding sequence GTGAAAAAGTATAATAATCTGCAATATATCTGGCTGAAATCATTCCTTATACTGATCCTGCTTCTCCTCTTGATAGAAGCCCCGTTTTTATACTGGATCAGTGTAACCATTAAAAAAGAAGCCGCCCGCAGCAGCAATTATTCCATTGATTTCCTTGGCCAGACTCTTGACAGCGATCTGACTTCCATTCAAAAGCTGGCATCCGATTTTATTTACAGGGCAAATTTAAAGCTTCCCCTTGATTCCCTTGATAACCGGCAGGCCTTTAAGTCCCATTCTGCTTATGAATTCGTAGATAATATGAAGTCCTTAAAAACAGCCAACGCGGTCATCAAGGATCTATGCGTCTATTATCCGGACAGAGGCTATATCGTAGGTACAAGAGGAAGCTATCCGGCCGGCCTCTACTACCTCTTAGGCAACCACCTGGATAAAAGCGGTTTTTCAGACTGGCTGAACGCCGTAACACCTCCCAACAAGCAGGGATTCTTTACAGCAAACCTTCACGGGGAAGAGGATTTATTTTATATCAAGACTCTTTACCAGGAACAGAAAAACAAGGAAATATACCTGATCATTACCATTGACCGGAACGAAATGCAGGCCATTCTAAAACGGGCCAACAAGGACCGGCATCAGCTGGCCGCTATTCTAACCGAAAGCGGAAAGCTATATACCTTCTCCGGAAATGAATGTCTGGTGGAGCTGGCTTTTTCCCGCCCCCTGGAACAGTTAAAAAACGGATATTTTGAGGGAAGCCGCTACTTAGTGGCCCGTTCTTCCCAACCCACAGGCTATCATTACCTGCTTATTATGGACAAGGCCGAAGTGCTGGGCATCTTAAACGTGATCAATCGGATCCTTTTGATTACCCTCTTCCTCTGCCTGGCAGGCGGAACTCTTGCTTCTCTATATCTTGCATCCAGAAACAGCCGCCCCATGTTAAGCCTGCTGCGGCACTTAAAGGAAAATGGTGCCTCGGAGGAAACCGATGTTTATGCCTTTATCCGAAAACGGATTGATGAGTTAATGGAACAGAATGAAAGCTCCATGGAGCTTTTGGACGGGCAGATGCGTATTATCAAATCCTCCTTTGTAAAAAATCTCCTCTCCTGCGGTTACCCGGATGAGCAGACCGTGGGCATTATGGCTGACGTCTATGGAATCACCTTTGAAAATCCATGGTTCTGCGTCATTGTAATATCAGGCAGAGACGGCATTGGGGAAAACGCCCTGAAGAGCCTGGAAAATGTTCTGGAATCTGTTAAATCACCGGATTGCGCCGTGTATCATTCTTATTTTCAGGACAAACTCCACGTTATTCTGAACATGGAGGGAACGGAAACCGGAATGCAGGAATCTATCGGGCGCATCCTGGAACTGCTGACTTCTCCAAGTAACCTGGAAACCGGGGGCCTTACCTGCACTGCCGGAACATTCTATGACAACCCGTCAAAGATTCTCTACAGCTACCGGGAAGCCCTGGCAGCCGGAGAAGACCGGGATTTGATCCTGTATGAAGAAAACAGTAAAATCATGTCCGAATTTCAGAAGAATATTCTTTCAAAGGATTACAGCAGTGCTTTGAATATGACGGATCTGCTCTTTGACCAGTACCTTGGCAAGGCCGACCCGGTGACTTTAAAATACCGGATTTACGGAATCTTAAACCAGCTTTTGGATGCCTTAAAGCAGGAAGGGCAGGAGGGGGAATCCAATTATTATTCTGATACCAGTATATCCAGGGATTACAGGACCATTATCCTGGATTTATTAAGCCGTCTGATCGACGGAAAGGAAACGCCGGACCAGGATAAGGCCTTTTCCATCCCACGGATCAAATCCTTTATTGAAAAGAATTACAGCGATCCTACCTTAAGTCTGAATACCATTGCCAATGAACTCGGATTATCCAATTCTTATGTTTCCAGGCTGTTTAAGAGGGAATGCCAGATGGGCATTGTGGAATATATCAACCGCTTCCGGATCGAGGAGGCGAAGAAAATGTTGCAGACCGACAGCTTAAACATTAAAGGCGTTGCCATTAAAGTGGGCTTTTCAAGCGATATCAGCTTTATCCGGGTATTTAAAAAATATGAAAACGTGACTCCGGGGAAATTTACCGCCGATTAG